The region CTTTGGGTCTTTTGTCAACTGGGTGAGGGATTCCATGCGATTGAGTACGGAAGCAACAGATGGGATATCATTCAGTCTCACACTATAGGAATCGGTCGGAATGTGCAAAACTGAAGTAAAAAATTATGTCTCTTTTATTTTTCTTCCTGTTGGATGGCCGCTAAATCTTTGGGGCCGATGGGTTTCACGAGGTATCCTTTCACGTTGGGGAAAGAGTTACTTTTGGATTTGTCCGAAGGATCAATCGAAGAGGTAAGGATGTAGGTAGGAATGGAGGAGAACTCGGGGATGTCTCGGATTTCTTCCAGAAATTGCCAACCATCCATGACTGGCATATTCAAATCCAAAAACAATAGATCAGGGAAATCTTGCGACTCTTGTAATGCCTCTAGTGCCTCGGCACCATTCTGATAGGTAAACACTTGCGAAGCAAAGGAGAACTTCTCCATTAAGGTTTTGATGAGAAACGTGGTGACTACATCATCTTCAATCAGAAATACCTTGGTCATTTGTTTCATTTTGTGTGAAAACTTCTGTCAGAATATTTGAATTTAAGAAAAAATAGGCAACCATTAAAAACCAACAAACAATGTTTATAGGGAATGTGGAGATGTTAAAATTTCAGGTCTCAAAATTTCTTTTAGTTTTTTCTCTTCTAATAAACCAAGTTCTAAAACAATCGATTCGACTGATCGATTTTCCGTCAGTGCACGTTTAGCTACCAAAGTGGCATTTTCATATCCAATATAAGGATTTAGGGCCGTTGCAAGACCTGCTGAAGTTTTCACTCTTGATGCTAGTAATTCTCTATTGGCTGTGATCCCTGATACACAGTTGATTTCTAATGTTTTGCAACCAGCGGTTAGGTGTTCGATACTCTTGAACAAACTATGTGCAATGATTGGTTCAAAGGCATTCAATTGTAATTGTCCTGCTTCTGCCGCCATTGTGATCGTAATGTCGTTTCCAATGACTTCATAAGCAATTTGGTTGACCACTTCTGGGATGATCGGGTTTACTTTTCCTGGCATAATTGAGGAACCCGCGGCCTTTGCTGGCAAATTAATTTCATTAAAGCCACCTTGTGGCCCACTTGACAACAATCGTAGATCATTACAAACCTTAGAAAGTTTTGTTGCGATTCGTTTTAATACACCAGATAACTGTACAAAGGCGCCTGTGTCTTGGGTTGCTTCAATCAGATTGGGAGCCGCATTCAAATCCAAGCCAGTTTGTTTTGCAAGAATATCTGTCACAATTTTTGAATAACGAATGTCAGTATTGATTCCAGTTCCGATCGCAGTGGCACCTAGATTGATTTCTCCTATGAGAGATGTCGCTTCTTTCAGGCGAGAAATATCTTCACCTAACATAACATCGTAGGTGGAAAATTCCTGACCTAAAGTCATAGGAACGGCATCTTGTAATTGAGTCCTACCAATTTTGAGAATGTCTTTAAATTCTTCTGATTTTTTACGAAACGAAATTTGTAAACTTTCAAGCGAAGCAATTAACCCACGTATGGAAAAGACAGCCGCCAATTTGATGGAAGAAGGGTAAACATCATTGGTACTTTGTGACATATTGACGTCATTTAGTGGATGGATCGTTGTATAATCTCCTTTGGGGCGACCAGCAAGTTCCAAAGCGATATTAGTGATTACTTCATTGGCATTCATATTGGTGGACGTTCCAGCTCCCCCTTGGATCACATCGACTACGAATTCAGAATGGAACTCACCAGCTAAAATACGATCACATGCATCAGAGATAAATTTTGTTTTTTCGGAAGAAAGAAGTCCTAATTCTAGATTTGCAATCGCAGATGCTTTTTTGATATGGGCCAAAGCTTTGACTAAATCAGGATAAGAGCCAATCGTTTTACCTGTAATCGGATAGTTTTCCAAGGCCCGCAAAGTATGGATCCCCCAATAAACATCTTTTGGAATTTCCCTTTCTCCGAGTAGGTCATGTTCGATCCGAACGTTTGATTGTTTCATCCAAAATTTCTCCAACTTAGAACGAAAGATACTCGACCAAATAGAAAAGGGAAGAAGATTTATGACTTGCATGAAGAAAATCCTGATCGTTCTGATTTCATTTAGTTTTACCATGAGTTTGCCTGATGTTTATGGGCAGGGTAAATCCAACGCACAAACAGCTTGCCAACAAAAAGAAGAAACGATTAAAACCATTTTCCAACTGCTTCCAGAATCTGAGAGGTCTTGTTCAGAAATAGCAAAGTTAGTTCTTACCGAAGAAGATGAGGAAGGTGAAAAACTGGACACAGAATACCAAAGTCTATTTCTAAAAGTGTGTGAATTAAAACGTCAAAAACATACACTAGAAGAAATTCGTGAACATTTAGGCCTCCCAAAACAATGTAATTCTCTTTCTAATGCTGTGAAAAAGAATTGATTCTCCAAAGGTTCTTTAGTAAATTTATTGCAAGTTTTATGTATAGATACTTCCTCTTTTTCTGTATTTTCATTTCTCCTGCGGTAATATTACCTTGTGAACCATTTGTTACAAAAACGTTGTCACCTATCGACCATTCATCGAAAGATAAAAGTTTTGCAGATTTCAAATCGAAGTTTTTGAAAACATTAAAGGCAAAAGACCGTAAGTCATTAGAATCCTTTCTCGACTCAGACATTCACTTTACCTTTGGTCCTGAAACAGGAAAAAAAGAATTTCTAAAGTCATTCCAGCTGACAGAGAAACCAAACGAATCTGATTTTTGGATGTTGCTATATGATACAATTCAATTAGGAGTTCGGCAAAATGCAGAAGGGCAAATGGTGGCTCCCTATTTTTTTGAAACTTTCCCTAGTGACTATGATCCATTCTCGCATTAT is a window of Leptospira sp. WS60.C2 DNA encoding:
- a CDS encoding response regulator encodes the protein MKQMTKVFLIEDDVVTTFLIKTLMEKFSFASQVFTYQNGAEALEALQESQDFPDLLFLDLNMPVMDGWQFLEEIRDIPEFSSIPTYILTSSIDPSDKSKSNSFPNVKGYLVKPIGPKDLAAIQQEEK
- a CDS encoding aspartate ammonia-lyase: MKQSNVRIEHDLLGEREIPKDVYWGIHTLRALENYPITGKTIGSYPDLVKALAHIKKASAIANLELGLLSSEKTKFISDACDRILAGEFHSEFVVDVIQGGAGTSTNMNANEVITNIALELAGRPKGDYTTIHPLNDVNMSQSTNDVYPSSIKLAAVFSIRGLIASLESLQISFRKKSEEFKDILKIGRTQLQDAVPMTLGQEFSTYDVMLGEDISRLKEATSLIGEINLGATAIGTGINTDIRYSKIVTDILAKQTGLDLNAAPNLIEATQDTGAFVQLSGVLKRIATKLSKVCNDLRLLSSGPQGGFNEINLPAKAAGSSIMPGKVNPIIPEVVNQIAYEVIGNDITITMAAEAGQLQLNAFEPIIAHSLFKSIEHLTAGCKTLEINCVSGITANRELLASRVKTSAGLATALNPYIGYENATLVAKRALTENRSVESIVLELGLLEEKKLKEILRPEILTSPHSL
- a CDS encoding SH3 domain-containing protein, with amino-acid sequence MYRYFLFFCIFISPAVILPCEPFVTKTLSPIDHSSKDKSFADFKSKFLKTLKAKDRKSLESFLDSDIHFTFGPETGKKEFLKSFQLTEKPNESDFWMLLYDTIQLGVRQNAEGQMVAPYFFETFPSDYDPFSHYLVIGKNVNVREDATKDSKVITQLSYQIVRSEADDLDGRRLEKESNCNWKKICTPQGKSGFVCDRFIRSPLDYRAFFEKKKGQWYLTTFIVGD